The Magallana gigas chromosome 6, xbMagGiga1.1, whole genome shotgun sequence genome includes the window TGAGTTCTCAATAACTTAACATTTTTCACAAGTGAATAAACGTAAGTATCCAATATTTTCTCCCTATGTACCGATACATCCACTTCTGGATCTGTGCAAGCATAGGACAtataatacacatacatgttaCAACTGCTCATCTTCAATTTTATcttaataattcaaatttttatacaatattgttttctaTACCAAGACAAgcacaatttttatataataaacatatatgACAAAGGTTTTAGAATGTTTGCTTTTAATCCTGTGATAAGTGAGAATGCTTTTACATTATTCTGAAAAAACATTCACCGTATTATGCCAAATATAATACCCGATCTTTTAAAAGAACATTTCTTTGGGGTGACTATTACACACTGCAACGGGTTTTGatacaggcacttgtttctgtgATAAAGATTACCCTATAGTATAACGACACAAGGTATTTAACTACAAATTATGTGGAGAACCCCCCCCCTTCCATGTAATGCAATCATTTTCACTTTCCACAGAAACTGTGGACTTTAATAAGACAATATTATCTTTTTCAATTTCCAATCTGCAAATATCTTCAGCAATTAACAAAATTCTTACTTTGCAATCCCCACCCcctctttaaaaataatattcctatctaaaaaGGATGCATACCATCGTGGGGGTCAATATTCGCGGGTAGCCAAAAATTTCCtggttcgtggggatgtaatttcgttggtagtgTAATTgggataattttaatgaatactAAACAAATACTTGTATATACGTTCGTGGAGATGTAAAATcatgggcaagggttacccatgAAATCCACAAACATTGGTTCTCCACAAACAATGATGACTCCACAGTAaacgtaataaaaaaaaagagtagAATGTAATAAACCAGTCTTTACCTCCATAATACTGACCGTTAAACACAATATCGGGGATCTTATTGTGGTGGGGGAGGTGATGGGGGGACTGCTGCTGTAGCTGGCCCTGGTTCATGCCCCCCCGGGAGTGACCACCCCCGCCTCCCCCAACGTCGGTCTGCTGTATGTAGTAGTGGTGAGGCTGCTGCTGCTGATGGAACTCCTGACTCCCGGTCAGACCGTGCAGCATCGCCTGAGACATGGTGACCGAGGGCTGCGAGATGGTGTAACTTCCGCTGCTGACGCCATTCGTcgtgtttacatgtatgttgtcaGCACTTGAATAATGGTTGTCTGGTGACTGAATAAACACACAAAATTACTTTTGATATTCATGTTAAaaatttttttggggggataTTGAAATAAGATGCcagttttgaattaaaaaaacacaacaatcttgtacatgtactggtttTTGAACGATTAATTTTTTGATTGCTATTGCAATTAAACAACAAATAGATAAATCTTGGACCATTCAACTTCTATCAATAAGAGATAAATACACCTATATCAAAAGAGCCCTTAATCTTGCAGCCTGCATACCTGagccaaaacaaaaaaacactttaaagtAAGAAGGTGTGAGATGGTTTGGCTTCCTTACATGAATATAAAAACCAATACTCTGAGAACATTAGCATAGGATTCATAAAAATTTTTTATGACTTACAATTACAACTGGACTCAAATTACCAGGTCTTGTTTAGGGGTCAAAAGCTTGGAAATCACTTATATATCTatctttaaactattttgtcaACTTCTATGGCAAAGGGCATACTTATAAAAACATCTTTAATATCTTTCTAATTATTCTCACTTTCCCAGAGTCATCACAATTaactatttattttcaaacaatcCAAACTTATACccaaagatttaaaacaaaagtggcCCCACTCACCATTTTGAACTGTTCGAATTGGTGTTGTAACGCCTGTGTCTGCTGTTGATGCTGCAGATGGTAGTTGTCGGTGAAGTTATTCCAGGTGGAGGGGGGCAACCCGGGTGACTGTGAGGGGGAGTACGATGGTTGTGAGTGGGGGGATGTGGGAGACTGACAGTTCTCTGATACACTGTTTCTATAATGTGATAATGAAGGCTGAAAAGAAGAGAGGAAATCAATGAAAAACCTGATATAGAAAAAACAGCAAACATCAAATAATCAGTATTTCAATAACTAGTTTTatgtctgtttattttttctcttttttttcattttatttttttatggtaTCTGAATTATATGCATATTTCCATGGTTTTTTCTTCTACTCGATGACAAAATTAATATCAGATATGATACAGATAtctgttcttttctttttggcAATGAGTTTAGACACCATGTTCTGTATTACAGACAAAATAAGGATAACTAAGCTTCAATTTCCCTCTGTCAATAGATCTTTTGAACACCATCTATCGAAGAAAATTTTTTCAATTccaaaatatgtaaatgaaaattctaacatttatctaaaaatgatgaaaataacaGAACATTTTGtcacatatttgaaatattttctgaaattaattgtttaattgACAGCTGGGATAAAAATATCATCACACACGCACACAAAAGCATagaaaaaaacaatgaattttaaacatgcaaTTGCATGCACTCCAAACAAAGTAGGGCAAAACCATTAAAAAGTAAGATAGCGTAATTTAACAGTTCTGTGTTAATGCATGGCCTTAAATAGCATACACACTCTAGGATAAAACAAGTCACTAGTATATTTAAATATCCTATAACGTCTATTTCAGGAGCATCTATGAATGGCAGGAACATACACGTAGTTGGAGTATTgattcttctctattctcaaaGTGGCAAACAAGGCTTCAGTAAATATAGAAGCTTAAATTCTTTATGACTTGGTTTCTAATTTTGCttctggttaaaaaaaaatctaacacaTTTCTGTTTCTGGAGGAGTGGCATTTTAAGAAAGtaaaaatgttacaaataacaTTGAGtctaaaagtatattaaaactGGGGTCTAAAAACGCCCTAAAACAGACTATTTCCCTTCATTACTTCTCTCCTGAACTTTGATTTGGTTGTTTGTGGGTTGCTGACATTTCAAAACCCTTGGGATGTCTCCCTGTATTCATGTTCTGGATCTATAAGTGTCATATTTAAGGAGCACCATTATTTTGGGAACACAGGGGGCTTAACTAAAAATATGTCCACTCTAAAAATAGAGAAATTATGGCCATGATATCAAATCAATTACAAGTACCCAAAATGCTGAATTCCAAGCTTGATCAAATCAGAACTTAGCAGGGTTGAGTAAGTTAATATGAGAGGTCAAGCAGGATATGGAGATTTGAAGGGAATTAACATGCTCCTAGTTGGGCTACTGACCTGAGAGTCGTTTTGTTCGGCGGTAGTGATACAAACTTGTGGAACCCTTTGTTGGTGATTCTGTAGTACCGCGTTATTTGGAGGCTGCTGCGAGGAAGGGTGGGGTGCCCCCACTCCCCCTCCACCTGAGTGGTGGTGGTTTGGGTGGGGTTGTTGCGACTGATAAGAATGATTAGGAGCCCTATGTCTCTGCTGCTGCTGGTGTAAGCGTAACAAAAACTGTTGTTTAATCTGCGGATCCATGGGCAATTTACTGGGATCAAGATTAGGAACCTATGAGTATACACAACAGAACTACAGCACAACATAAAGACATGGGGGCGTGTAGACCTACAACCCGAATCAACAACacaattacaaaaattaaatacagcTTACTCCAACTAACAATTATACAAACAATTTGACTCCACAATTAACATTATGCTGATGTACGGATGTACTTCCTGAAAAATGCCTCAGATTTTTTGTCAGTCTGATTTTAATCTTTCAAGCGTTAACACTTTAACATGAACATTAGAATTTCAAAAGCATGCTAATTGtggacaaaaataaaattcattatcaGGAATACAATTAAAActaaccaaaaaaaacaacattaacaACATCAAAGATAAATCAGTAGTTACAAAAACTCAAATTAAGtagctctttaaaaaaaaactttaataataAGAGACAATTTCAaactttggggggggggggggggatataaatgagaaaaatgcACCACAGTTATAAGCATTCATATGGATCATAAGACTTACACTAACTGGTGGTGAGTGGGGCATTCTCATCTGTTGTGATGGAGAGCTGCTCAGAACAAGTGGGCTGGGTCCGCCCTGGTGAGGCCGCCTCCTCTGGGCTGGACTCTGGGCTTGTGGACTAGCGGATTGCTGCGGCACCATTCCAACGTGATGGGCACTAGTGGGAGAGAGATTGGAGGGTTGGGCACCGTAATTCTGGTCTTCAGCATCTAGAGGGGTGGTCAGGGGTGGGGGGAAGTGCAAGACTGTCAGGTCGGGCAGTGAGCCCGTGTTGTTCGTTATTGGTACTTGCACTCCTCCTGTGTGGTTCTCTTGTTCAGCAGAGGGGTAGATACTGAAGTACAAAGAACATGCAATCCTAAATGATAAGAAACATGGCATTTGCatctaaataacaaaaaatcccTCAAGCCTAAATGTGTAATAATAGCAAGAAGACAAAATCATTGCTATGAAGAACTTTAAAACCACGaatctatttcaaaatttttcatcaATCAAATTTGACACTGTCCCAAATCTGGTTgcaatttctcaaaaatcaatgtGCATTATCAACCATTATCATAcctatatgtacatattttaaaatttgtcacATGGTGACCTGTTACATCGTGACCCTGACCTTTTGATGCTTAACCTTGACTTATCATTAACTATAATATTTCATACATCTCCTGATGATTTGCCTTCCTAtactgtatttatatatactttACATAGAATTCTCAAACTTATAAAAACTGCTTCAATACTCAATAGAACTGGAAAGAGATTCCTTGAATATTAAAGTGTGTCTAGTTTCGAGAAAAAGATAAATGTTCTCCCGAAAGGTAATGGACTTGTATAGGtagacaaatatttaaatagcaACAGCCTGACACTAGTGGATGGTGTTTTAATGACAAGAAGATTTCACTCGCCACTTATTGCTCTTGATAAATTGTCACTTTCAATCTTTGTTTACACACTGTCTTATAGGTATACACATTAAACGAGATACCTCTCCAGAAGAGCAGTTCAAAAAGTGCATCCTagcaatttttgtttttcagatgATATGTATTCCAGAGAGTAGACAATTGAAACTACTTACTTGATATTAGGAACTTCACAGGATTTGGGTCGTGAACCAGGCATCTGCAAATTTTCACCAGAACCGTGATGagaatattaaaaagtttttctattGAGGCAAAGATTTCTTTAATCAGCAATCCATGAAACAAATTAACTCATAATTAAGAATGAGAAGCAGCAATTAATAGTTAGATTTccctttgttttgtttaaagatgAAAGGTTATGGGTATAGTTCGTAATCTTGCCTGTTTGGGATCCCAGAATCCTTTTCTCATATTGTCGTTTCCCATGTTTTCTCCAACCATTTCCACAACTGCAAATGATGGGCAAAATCAAAATCAtggttaaatttttatttaattgtatttcttGTACGATATTCATTGCTtctaaaaaattgttataaataatatcttaaaaagaagaaaaactttttgaaatgttatttttttaaaaagggaggACTTAATTAGTACAGATTCTGTCTAACTCATTATACCACACTGATCAGTGATTCATCAATCAAAAACATTCTTACTTAAAGAGAGACTAGTTTAACTGATTTTGAATGAATGATAAAACAAGCCTATAAATGAAAGCATGCCAGAATTGCCTTATAATCGAACTGCTCATACAACAGAACTTCACAGGAAATGTTCCGAAGCATAATAAAAAAGCCAAAGTATCTAGATTTTCCCTCCAGAACCATTCTCAGTGCAACcccctaaattttttttactcctCCTGTGTAAATAATTGAGCAGTTCACTGGGATCCAAGCAATCCAAAACAATTGATTGTATATCAAGCAGAGCAGTAAATATTGAAGACACCATTAATTGGCAATGTTATCGTTTACATATTTACGTGATAGATGAATGATTTATGTGACAACCGCCAttgttgattgattttgatgCAGAAGGATCTGGGAAACAAGCCCAGCTTGTTTTAACTTTAAGTTCACTCTTAAAAATTCAGCAGACATTTGTTGTTCACTGGCATAATCTTATCACTGTAGCATACAACTTTTTATAACAGTagaatattgtacatgtatatttaagttTATCCCCAACACTTGCCGCAACAGAGTTGTGTCATTTTgcatcaaaatcaatt containing:
- the LOC105334573 gene encoding CREB-regulated transcription coactivator 1 isoform X6, with translation MMSNPRKFSEKIALHNQKQAEETAAFEAILRDVSFATKCTSQKSYPPQQHLQLHQNIGTQYRAGSLPNVNQMATNSPIDLPSALRDFEDIRAGGPIHNRVDGRIHNVRDRGRQLGPHRRAFPMDKPRNDCSPYGSAYLSPPPDTIWKRTQMIRNHDLPRTNSDSAIHTSTMGPAVNSELDNMPSPTTPPPHRRIVEMVGENMGNDNMRKGFWDPKQMPGSRPKSCEVPNINIYPSAEQENHTGGVQVPITNNTGSLPDLTVLHFPPPLTTPLDAEDQNYGAQPSNLSPTSAHHVGMVPQQSASPQAQSPAQRRRPHQGGPSPLVLSSSPSQQMRMPHSPPVSVPNLDPSKLPMDPQIKQQFLLRLHQQQQRHRAPNHSYQSQQPHPNHHHSGGGGVGAPHPSSQQPPNNAVLQNHQQRVPQVCITTAEQNDSQPSLSHYRNSVSENCQSPTSPHSQPSYSPSQSPGLPPSTWNNFTDNYHLQHQQQTQALQHQFEQFKMSPDNHYSSADNIHVNTTNGVSSGSYTISQPSVTMSQAMLHGLTGSQEFHQQQQPHHYYIQQTDVGGGGGGHSRGGMNQGQLQQQSPHHLPHHNKIPDIVFNGQYYGGMAENFADDLFGSDEEVLKVGLGPLDFDGLQMLTDPNLITDPATEDSFKLEHRS
- the LOC105334573 gene encoding CREB-regulated transcription coactivator 1 isoform X5, whose amino-acid sequence is MMSNPRKFSEKIALHNQKQAEETAAFEAILRDVSFATKCTSQKSYPPQQHLQLHQNIGTQYRAGSLPNVNQMATNSPIDLPSALRDFEDIRAGGPIHNRVDGRIHNVRDRGRQLGPHRRAFPMDKPRNDCSPYGSAYLSPPPDTIWKRSSSDSALHTSVMGTTSTPSMQLFSSPYNFQTKENIVEMVGENMGNDNMRKGFWDPKQMPGSRPKSCEVPNINIYPSAEQENHTGGVQVPITNNTGSLPDLTVLHFPPPLTTPLDAEDQNYGAQPSNLSPTSAHHVGMVPQQSASPQAQSPAQRRRPHQGGPSPLVLSSSPSQQMRMPHSPPVSVPNLDPSKLPMDPQIKQQFLLRLHQQQQRHRAPNHSYQSQQPHPNHHHSGGGGVGAPHPSSQQPPNNAVLQNHQQRVPQVCITTAEQNDSQPSLSHYRNSVSENCQSPTSPHSQPSYSPSQSPGLPPSTWNNFTDNYHLQHQQQTQALQHQFEQFKMSPDNHYSSADNIHVNTTNGVSSGSYTISQPSVTMSQAMLHGLTGSQEFHQQQQPHHYYIQQTDVGGGGGGHSRGGMNQGQLQQQSPHHLPHHNKIPDIVFNGQYYGGADDTNSYQQDFAKELGHAITGMAENFADDLFGSDEEVLKVGLGPLDFDGLQMLTDPNLITDPATEDSFKLEHRS
- the LOC105334573 gene encoding CREB-regulated transcription coactivator 1 isoform X2, whose amino-acid sequence is MMSNPRKFSEKIALHNQKQAEETAAFEAILRDVSFATKCTSQKSYPPQQHLQLHQNIGTQYRAGSLPNVNQMATNSPIDLPSALRDFEDIRAGGPIHNRVDGRIHNVRDRGRQLGPHRRAFPMDKPRNDCSPYGSAYLSPPPDTIWKRTQMIRNHDLPRSSSDSALHTSVMGTTSTPSMQLFSSPYNFQTKENIVEMVGENMGNDNMRKGFWDPKQMPGSRPKSCEVPNINIYPSAEQENHTGGVQVPITNNTGSLPDLTVLHFPPPLTTPLDAEDQNYGAQPSNLSPTSAHHVGMVPQQSASPQAQSPAQRRRPHQGGPSPLVLSSSPSQQMRMPHSPPVSVPNLDPSKLPMDPQIKQQFLLRLHQQQQRHRAPNHSYQSQQPHPNHHHSGGGGVGAPHPSSQQPPNNAVLQNHQQRVPQVCITTAEQNDSQPSLSHYRNSVSENCQSPTSPHSQPSYSPSQSPGLPPSTWNNFTDNYHLQHQQQTQALQHQFEQFKMSPDNHYSSADNIHVNTTNGVSSGSYTISQPSVTMSQAMLHGLTGSQEFHQQQQPHHYYIQQTDVGGGGGGHSRGGMNQGQLQQQSPHHLPHHNKIPDIVFNGQYYGGADDTNSYQQDFAKELGHAITGMAENFADDLFGSDEEVLKVGLGPLDFDGLQMLTDPNLITDPATEDSFKLEHRS
- the LOC105334573 gene encoding CREB-regulated transcription coactivator 1 isoform X8, giving the protein MMSNPRKFSEKIALHNQKQAEETAAFEAILRDVSFATKCTSQKSYPPQQHLQLHQNIGTQYRAGSLPNVNQMATNSPIDLPSALRDFEDIRAGGPIHNRVDGRIHNVRDRGRQLGPHRRAFPMDKPRNDCSPYGSAYLSPPPDTIWKRTQMIRNHDLPRTNSDSAIHTSTMGPAVNSELDNMPSPTTPPPHRRIVEMVGENMGNDNMRKGFWDPKQMPGSRPKSCEVPNINIYPSAEQENHTGGVQVPITNNTGSLPDLTVLHFPPPLTTPLDAEDQNYGAQPSNLSPTSAHHVGMVPQQSASPQAQSPAQRRRPHQGGPSPLVLSSSPSQQMRMPHSPPVSPSLSHYRNSVSENCQSPTSPHSQPSYSPSQSPGLPPSTWNNFTDNYHLQHQQQTQALQHQFEQFKMSPDNHYSSADNIHVNTTNGVSSGSYTISQPSVTMSQAMLHGLTGSQEFHQQQQPHHYYIQQTDVGGGGGGHSRGGMNQGQLQQQSPHHLPHHNKIPDIVFNGQYYGGADDTNSYQQDFAKELGHAITGMAENFADDLFGSDEEVLKVGLGPLDFDGLQMLTDPNLITDPATEDSFKLEHRS
- the LOC105334573 gene encoding CREB-regulated transcription coactivator 1 isoform X4, encoding MMSNPRKFSEKIALHNQKQAEETAAFEAILRDVSFATKCTSQKSYPPQQHLQLHQNIGTQYRAGSLPNVNQMATNSPIDLPSALRDFEDIRAGGPIHNRVDGRIHNVRDRGRQLGPHRRAFPMDKPRNDCSPYGSAYLSPPPDTIWKRTNSDSAIHTSTMGPAVNSELDNMPSPTTPPPHRRIVEMVGENMGNDNMRKGFWDPKQMPGSRPKSCEVPNINIYPSAEQENHTGGVQVPITNNTGSLPDLTVLHFPPPLTTPLDAEDQNYGAQPSNLSPTSAHHVGMVPQQSASPQAQSPAQRRRPHQGGPSPLVLSSSPSQQMRMPHSPPVSVPNLDPSKLPMDPQIKQQFLLRLHQQQQRHRAPNHSYQSQQPHPNHHHSGGGGVGAPHPSSQQPPNNAVLQNHQQRVPQVCITTAEQNDSQPSLSHYRNSVSENCQSPTSPHSQPSYSPSQSPGLPPSTWNNFTDNYHLQHQQQTQALQHQFEQFKMSPDNHYSSADNIHVNTTNGVSSGSYTISQPSVTMSQAMLHGLTGSQEFHQQQQPHHYYIQQTDVGGGGGGHSRGGMNQGQLQQQSPHHLPHHNKIPDIVFNGQYYGGADDTNSYQQDFAKELGHAITGMAENFADDLFGSDEEVLKVGLGPLDFDGLQMLTDPNLITDPATEDSFKLEHRS
- the LOC105334573 gene encoding CREB-regulated transcription coactivator 1 isoform X7, with amino-acid sequence MMSNPRKFSEKIALHNQKQAEETAAFEAILRDVSFATKCTSQKSYPPQQHLQLHQNIGTQYRAGSLPNVNQMATNSPIDLPSALRDFEDIRAGGPIHNRVDGRIHNVRDRGRQLGPHRRAFPMDKPRNDCSPYGSAYLSPPPDTIWKRTQMIRNHDLPRTNSDSAIHTSTMGPAVNSELDNMPSPTTPPPHRRIVEMVGENMGNDNMRKGFWDPKQMPGSRPKSCEVPNINIYPSAEQENHTGGVQVPITNNTGSLPDLTVLHFPPPLTTPLDAEDQNYGAQPSNLSPTSAHHVGMVPQQSASPQAQSPAQRRRPHQGGPSPLVLSSSPSQQMRMPHSPPVSVPNLDPSKLPMDPQIKQQFLLRLHQQQQRHRAPNHSYQSQQPHPNHHHSGGGGVGAPHPSSQQPPNNAVLQNHQQRVPQVCITTAEQNDSQPSLSHYRNSVSENCQSPTSPHSQPSYSPSQSPGLPPSTWNNFTDNYHLQHQQQTQALQHQFEQFKMSPDNHYSSADNIHVNTTNGVSSGSYTISQPSVTMSQAMLHGLTGSQEFHQQQQPHHYYIQQTDVGGGGGGHSRGGMNQGQLQQQSPHHLPHHNKIPDIVFNGMAENFADDLFGSDEEVLKVGLGPLDFDGLQMLTDPNLITDPATEDSFKLEHRS
- the LOC105334573 gene encoding CREB-regulated transcription coactivator 1 isoform X3; this translates as MMSNPRKFSEKIALHNQKQAEETAAFEAILRDVSFATKCTSQKSYPPQQHLQLHQNIGTQYRAGSLPNVNQMATNSPIDLPSALRDFEDIRAGGPIHNRVDGRIHNVRDRGRQLGPHRRAFPMDKPRNDCSPYGSAYLSPPPDTIWKRTQMIRNHDLPRTNSDSAIHTSTMGPAVNSELDNMPSPTTPPPHRRIVEMVGENMGNDNMRKGFWDPKQMPGSRPKSCEVPNINIYPSAEQENHTGGVQVPITNNTGSLPDLTVLHFPPPLTTPLDAEDQNYGAQPSNLSPTSAHHVGMVPQQSASPQAQSPAQRRRPHQGGPSPLVLSSSPSQQMRMPHSPPVSVPNLDPSKLPMDPQIKQQFLLRLHQQQQRHRAPNHSYQSQQPHPNHHHSGGGGVGAPHPSSQQPPNNAVLQNHQQRVPQVCITTAEQNDSQPSLSHYRNSVSENCQSPTSPHSQPSYSPSQSPGLPPSTWNNFTDNYHLQHQQQTQALQHQFEQFKMSPDNHYSSADNIHVNTTNGVSSGSYTISQPSVTMSQAMLHGLTGSQEFHQQQQPHHYYIQQTDVGGGGGGHSRGGMNQGQLQQQSPHHLPHHNKIPDIVFNGADDTNSYQQDFAKELGHAITGMAENFADDLFGSDEEVLKVGLGPLDFDGLQMLTDPNLITDPATEDSFKLEHRS
- the LOC105334573 gene encoding CREB-regulated transcription coactivator 1 isoform X1; translation: MMSNPRKFSEKIALHNQKQAEETAAFEAILRDVSFATKCTSQKSYPPQQHLQLHQNIGTQYRAGSLPNVNQMATNSPIDLPSALRDFEDIRAGGPIHNRVDGRIHNVRDRGRQLGPHRRAFPMDKPRNDCSPYGSAYLSPPPDTIWKRTQMIRNHDLPRTNSDSAIHTSTMGPAVNSELDNMPSPTTPPPHRRIVEMVGENMGNDNMRKGFWDPKQMPGSRPKSCEVPNINIYPSAEQENHTGGVQVPITNNTGSLPDLTVLHFPPPLTTPLDAEDQNYGAQPSNLSPTSAHHVGMVPQQSASPQAQSPAQRRRPHQGGPSPLVLSSSPSQQMRMPHSPPVSVPNLDPSKLPMDPQIKQQFLLRLHQQQQRHRAPNHSYQSQQPHPNHHHSGGGGVGAPHPSSQQPPNNAVLQNHQQRVPQVCITTAEQNDSQPSLSHYRNSVSENCQSPTSPHSQPSYSPSQSPGLPPSTWNNFTDNYHLQHQQQTQALQHQFEQFKMSPDNHYSSADNIHVNTTNGVSSGSYTISQPSVTMSQAMLHGLTGSQEFHQQQQPHHYYIQQTDVGGGGGGHSRGGMNQGQLQQQSPHHLPHHNKIPDIVFNGQYYGGADDTNSYQQDFAKELGHAITGMAENFADDLFGSDEEVLKVGLGPLDFDGLQMLTDPNLITDPATEDSFKLEHRS